The DNA sequence TGAAGCGCGGGCAGCCGGTGGACTTCTCGGTTCTCAGCCGAGCGGAGGCGGCCATCGAGCAGCTCCTGGCGGAGAAGGGGTACCTGCAGGCGCGGGCCAAGGCGCGCCTGACCCCGGTCGGCCAGGGGCAGCGCGAAGTGACCTTCCACATTCGCGAGGGGGCCAAGACCAAGATCAAGAAGATCGACTTCACGGGGAACACGATGTTCACGGACCGGCGTCTGCGCAAGATGCTGAAGCTCACCAAGCAGGCCTTCTGGCTGACTTCGTGGGCCTCGTCCAAGACCCTCTATCATCCGGCCAAGTTCGACCAGGACGCGGAGAACATCCGCACGTCGTACAAATCGGTCGGCTACCTCGACATCGCCATCCAGCCCGAGATCGTGGAGCTCGTGGGCGGCAAGCCCAAGAAACCACAGGGCACCCCCAAGAGCCTGACCCTGGTGGCGCCGGGCACGACACCGGGCGCGCAAGGACTCGAGGATGAAGACGAGGAGGACTTCGAGGAGCCGCCCCCCGCCCCGGCTCCGCCGGGCGAGACGGAGAAGCAGCGGACCCGGCGTGTCAAGGCCGAGCTGAAGGCCAAGAAGAAGAGCGAGACGCCGCCGAAGAAGTGGGTGCACCTCACCGTTCCGATCGACGAGGGGGCGCAGTACAAGGTCGGCAAGATCGACATCGAAGGGAACAGCGTCTTCAGCGGACCCGAGGTGATGGCGCGGGTGCCTCTGCGCGCGGGCATGGTGTTCAACGACTCGGCCCTCAAGTTCGGCACCAAGCGGCTGGAGGAGGACTACGGCGAGCGGGGGTACTTCTACGTGTCGATCGATCCCCGGATCGACAAGCATGAGCGCACCGCCGACCTCACCCTGGCGATCACCGAGGACAAGAAGTACTTCGTGGATCGCATCGAGTTCGGCGGCAACACCACGACGCGCGACGGCGTCCTGCGGCGGGAGATGCCTCTGACCGAGGAGGATCTGTTCAACGTGCGCCGCATGCGCCTGGGGCTGCGCAAGATCGCCCAGCTCGGATACTTCCAGGTCGGCGACGACCCGGCGGTGAAACCGAAGGGGGAGACCGACCACGTCGACATCCTGGTGCAGGGCGTCGAATCGAGCCGCAACGAGATCCAGGTGGGCGGCGGCGTCTCCGGACTGGAGGGAGGGTTCTTCCAGGCGTCGTATTCCACGCGCAATTTCCTCGGCCGGGGGGAGATCTTCTCGACCTACGTCCAGACCGGCACGCGCGCCAACCGCTACTCCTTCAACTTCACGGAGCCGTGGTTCCTCGGACACCCCTGGACGCTGGGGTTCTCCCTGTTCCGGCGCCAGACCGACTACACCGGATTCCGCCAGATCGGCAGCGGCGGCACCCTCTCCCTCGGGCGGCTGCTCGGCGTATTCAGCCGGTTCGACGTGGCCTACGGCTACGAGAACGTGGATCTCCTGACGACCACGGCCGGGTTCCCGGTCAACCGCCAGAACAGCGCCACGAGCAGCCTCACGACGCTGTACACCGTGGACACCCGCAACAATTACTTCCGCCCGACGCGCGGCTACCGCGTGCAGGGGAGCATGGAGTATGCGGGAGGGTTCCTCGGCGGGGACAATTTCTTCTACAAGCCCCGATTCGACGCCACGCTGTACCTCCCCGGTCTCTCGCGCAAGCATTACATCGGGCTGAACGCCGCCTACGGGTACGTCTCGCCCTTCGGAGGGCGCGTCGTGCCGGTCTTTGAGCGCTACTTCCTCGGAGGCGAGAGGTCCCTGCGCGTATTCAAGAGCCGCACGGTCAGTCCGGCGCGGCGCGACGTCGACGTCAACCACAACGGATTCATCGACACTCCGGAGGATCGCAACCCGGACGGGGTCTTCGAGCCCTGCGAGGATCTCAACGGCAACGGGGTCCAGGACAAGAACGAGCCGGACCGTGGCAATTGCCTTCTCGATCCAGCCGAGGACGCCAACAACAACGGCATTCTCGACACGGAGGACCTGAACCACAACGGGGTCCTCGATCCGGGCGAGGACAAGAACGGGAACGGAATCCTGGACACCGAGGACAGAAACGGAAACGGCCGGCTCGATCTGGGCGAGGACCGCCCGGACGGGATCTGGACCCCGTTCTGCCCGGCGGACGATCCGAACATGAACGGCAAGCAGGATCCGGGCGAGTTCGACAACGGCAACTGCCGCCTCGATCCGGGCGAGGACACGAACGGGGATGGCGTCTTCGGCACCGTGTTTCCGGGTGGCAACCAGTACATCCTGCTCAACGCCGAGTACACGGTTCCGCTGGCCGACGCGGTCGAATTCGCCCTGTTCTACGACGCGGGCAACGCCTTCGACGACGGGCAGAAGATCCGGCTGAACGACATGCGCGTCGACTACGGCTTCGAGCTGCGCTTCTACCTGCCGGTCTTCCAGGCGCCCCTGCGTCTGATCTACGGCTTCATCCAGAACCCGCAGAAGGGCGAGGACCCCAGCAACTTCATCTTCAGCATCGGCACCACTTTCTAGGAGGCCCGCCGCCCATGTACGCCCCGGATCTCTGTGGTATAGTCATGGCCCGCTGTCGCGAGTCAAGGAGACCCTCGATGCCACGATGGTTGTGCGGCCCCTTGGTCTGTCTGCTCCTCACCTTCGGCGCCACGTCCCTGCCCGCGCAGCCCGCCGAGCCGCCGAAGGTCGGCGTCTTCGATCCGGAGACCGTGTGGAAGCTCACCGAGGTGGGCAAGAAATACAACCAGGACCTGAACGACGCGCGCGACCGCCTGCAGGCCGAGATCGACAAGAAGCAGGCCGAGATCGACGCCCTGAAGGACAAGCTGCGCCAGCAGCAGCAGAGCCTGAGCGAGGACAAGGCCGCGCAGATGCAGAAGGACATCCAGAACAAGATGATCGAGCTGAACCGGCTCAACGACGACGCCACGCGGGAGATGAAGTCCCAGCTCAACGACGTCCAGAACCGCTTCCAGCAGATGCTCGTCGAGACCCTCGAGGTCTACGGCAAGGAAAGGAACTTCACGCTGGTCCTCGACAAGAGCGTCATCGCCTACAACTCGCCCCAGGTCGACGTCACCCAGGACCTGATCCAGAAGTTCAACGACATGCACAAGGCCGCGGCCCTGCCCGCCACCGGGAAGGCCCAGCCCAAGAAGACCCCCGAAAAGCCGAAGGAGGCGCCGAAGGATGCGCCGAAGCCGCCGGGGGGCCGCTGAAGGACGCTCCGTTGGGAGCCTACACGCTGGGTGAGATTGCCTCCCGTGTCGAAGGGACCGTGCGCGGCGACTCCAGTCGCACGGTCTCCGGCATCAAGCCGCTCGACCAGGCCGGCCCCGAGGACCTCAGCTTCGTGGCGCATCCGCGCTACCGGCGGGCCGCCGAGGGGTCCCGCGCCGCCGGCCTGATCGTGAGCGAGGAGGGGATCGCCCCGGGGCGCAACCTGATCCTGGTCAAGAACCCGTACGTCGCCCTGGCCGCGGCGATGGGCCTCTTCTACGAGCAGGCGCGGCCGGCGCCCGGGCTCAGCCCGCAGGCCGTGCTGGGAGAGGGGACGCGTATCGGGCGGGACGTCTCGATCGGACCGTTCGTCGTCACCGGTCGCGACTGCTCGATCGGGGACCGCGCCGCCCTCCTGCCCGGTGTCGTCCTGGGCGACGATGTGCGGATAGGCGAGGACACGGTGCTGCACCCGGGTGTCGTGGTCTACTCCCACTCCGTTCTGGGGGCGAGGGTCATCGTGCATGCATCCAGCGTCGTCGGCAGCGACGGCTTCGGCTATGCAGAGGCCGCCGGAGCGCGGGCCAAGATCCCCCAGGTCGGCAACGTCGTGATCGAAGACGACGTGGAGATCGGCGCCTGCACGACCATCGACCGGGCGACGTTTGGCAGTACGATGGTCGGGCGCGGAACGAAGATCGACAACCTCGTGCAGATCGGCCACAACGTGTCGATCGGCGAGGGCTCTGTGCTCGTGGCCCAGTCGGGGATCGCCGGCAGCACGCGTCTCGGCCGCGGCGTGATCGTGGCCGGGCAGTCGGGGGCGGCGGGGCACCTCGTACTCGGGGATCGTACGGTGGTCGGGGCCAAGTCGGCGGTCCTGCAGGACCTGCCGGCCGGCTCCTTCGTCGTGGGGCACCCGGCCTCGGACCATCGCGAGTGGAAGCGAAGCCAGGCGGCTCTCCGCCGCCTGCCGGATCTGCTGCGGGCCGTCGCCCGCCTGGAGCGCGCCGCGGGTCAGGGCAAGAGCGGTCGTCCGTCGGCGAAATCAGCGCGGGCGCGCCGGGCGCGACGCTCCTAGACAGCGCGGCGCGCAGCGCGACGAGGGGGACATGGACGAACCGCAGGGCGTCCTCGACATCCGCCAGATTCTTGCGATCCTGCCGCACCGGTATCCCTTCCTGCTGGTGGACCGGATCGTGTCGATGGAGGAAGGGCGGAAGGTGGTCGGGATCAAGAACGTCACGTTCAACGAGCCGTTCTTCCAGGGACACTTTCCTGGAAATCCGGTGATGCCGGGAGTCCTGATCGTCGAGGCCATGGCCCAGGTCGGCGCGGTGCTGCTCCTGCGCGGTGTCCCGGACCGCGAGCGCAAGCTGGTGTATTTCGCCGGCATCGACCGCGCCCGGTTCAGGCGCCCGGTGACACCGGGCGATCAGGTGCGCTTCGAGGTGGAAGTCCTGAAGCTGCGCTCGCGTTCCGCCCGGCTGCGAGGTGAGGCGTTCGTGGACGGAGGCCTGGTCGCCGAGGCCGAGCTGTTCTCGTCCATGGTCGATCGGGACGGCCCCGCGCAACCGGAGGTCCCATGACCGCCCCCGCCGGACTCCATCCCACCGCTCAAATCGACGCGGGGGCGCGCCTGGGTGACGGGACGACGGTCGGAGCCTTCAGCGTCATCGGCCGCGACGTGACCGTCGGGCCCGGCTGCGAGATCGGCCCGCACGCGGTCGTCGAGGGCCCCACGGTGATGGGCGCCCGTTGCCGCGTCTTCCCCTTCGCGTGCATCGGAATGGCGCCCCAGGATCTCAAGTACCGGGGGGAGCGGACCACGATCGAGATCGGCGACGACAACATCTTCCGGGAGGGAGTGACGGTTCATCGCGGTACCGTGGGGGGAGGTGGGGTGACGCGGATCGGGTCGGGGAATCTCCTGATGGCCCAGACGCACGTCGCGCACGATTGCCGCGTCGGGAGCCAGGTCATATTCGCGAACGCCGCGACTCTGGCCGGGCACGTCGTGGTCGAGGATGGAGCCACGATCGGGGCGTTCTCCGGCGTGCACCAGTTCTGCCGAGTCGGTGCGCATGCCTACATCGGAGGGTACTCGGTCATCACGCAGGACGCCCTGCCCTACGTCCTGACCGTCGGCAACCGCGCCAAGAGCTTCGGCATCAACATGGTCGGACTGGAGCGCAAGCAGTTCGCTCCGGAGGCGATCCAGGCTCTCCGGCAGGCGTACCGCATCCTGTTCCGCTCGCGGCTCACCCTCCAGGAGGCTCTCGATCGCCTGCAGGCCGAGTTTCCGGCCCAGCCGGAGGTGCAGACCCTGGCCGCCTTCATCCGCGGAAGCCGCCGCGGCGTGATCCGCTGAAGGGCGGCTTCATGGGGACCTCCGGCCGCCGCCCGGTCCGTGTCGCGGTGATCGGTGTCGGCAGCCTCGGTCAGCACCACGCGCGGATCTACGCCGGCCTGGAGGAGGCCGACCTGGTGGCGGTGGTGGACGCCGACCCGGATCGCGCCGCCTCGGTCGCCTCGCGCCACGGCGTTCCCGCCCTGAGCTCCTTCACGGACCTGCCGAGCGACCTCGAGGCGGTCAGCGTGGCCGTACCGACCTCGGCGCACGCCCCGATCGTCGAGGCGTGCCTGCGGCGCGGCCTGGCGGTCCTGGTCGAGAAGCCGATGGCCGCGAGTCTCGAGGAAGCGGTCTCCATGACGCGGCAGGCGGAGCGCGCGGGGAAGCTCCTCCTGGTCGGCCACACGGAGCGCTTCAATCCGATCGTGCGGGCGGCGCGAGACCGCGTGCGCGACCCGCGCTTCATCGAGACACACCGCCTGGGGGTGTTCACCGCGCGCAGCACGGACGTGGACGTCGTCCTGGACCTGATGATTCACGACCTCGACGTGATCCTCAGTCTCGTGCCGTCCCCCATCGCCTCGATCGACTCGGTGGGAGTGCACGCCTTGACCGACAAGGTCGACATCGCCAACGCCCGGTTGCGATTCGAGAACGGGTGTGTCGCCAACGTCACCGCCAGCCGGATCAGCACCGACCGGGTCCGCAAGCTGCGCGTCTTCGAGGCGGACTCCTACCTGTCCATCGACTACGCCGGACAGGAGGGGGTGATCTACACCCTGAAGCGCGCGGCGGGGGCGCCGCCGGAGATCGTCCGCGAACAGCTGTCGGCGGATCGCGAGGAGCCGCTCCTGGTGGAGCTGCGCGCCTTCGTGAGCCGCGTGAGAGGAGAGGATGCCCCGGGTGTGTCGGCGGACGAGGGCCTGCGCGCGCTCGAGACCGCCCTGCGGATCGTGGAGCAGATCGCCGCGGCCGGCCGCCCTGCGGGGGGCCGGGACGGCGTCCGGTGAACGGCGACGTCCGTGTCGAGGAGTACCTCCGCGCCCACGTCGAGGCCGGCGACTTCCCTGGAGCGTCCTACCTCGTCGCCGAGGAGGGTCGTGTTCTCGCGGAGGGAGCTCTCGGCCTGGCCGTGGTGCGTCCGCGGCGAATTCCGGCCGCGACCTCGACCCTCTACGACCTCGCGTCCCTCACGAAGCCTTTCGCGGGGGCGCTCCTGGCGGCGCGACTCGCGTCGGCGGGCCGGCTGCGCTGCGAGGATCGGCTGGTGCGCCTCCTGCCGGAATGGGACCGGGAGGATGAGGCCTCGCGCATCAGTCTCCTCGATCTCCTCACGCACCGGTCCGGTCTGCCGGCCTGGAAGCCGCTCTACGTCCACGCCACCGGCCGGGAGGAGTATCTCCGGTCCCTGAAAGACCTGGCCCTGGATCGGCCGCCCGGCGCCCGGGTGGTGTATTCGGACCCCGGGTATATCCTGCTGGGGTTCGCGCTGGAGCGAGCGGGCGGAGCGTCTCTGGAGCGTCTGTTCGCGGAGATGATCACCGGCCCTCTGCAGATCACGGACCTGCTCTACCGACCCGAACCGGCCCTCCAAAGGCGCATTGCCGCGACCGAGGAGGGAAACCGGAAAGAGCGGCTCCTCGCCGGGCCGGAAGGGGATGGTTACAATGGTTGGCGCGCGGAGGTGGCCTGGGGTGTGGTGCACGACTTGAACGCCCGCGCTCTCGGCGGGATCAGCGCCCATGCCGGCCTGTTCGGGACGGCGCGGGCGGTCCACCTGATGGCGCGGGAGGTCCTGGGCCCGGGGACAGGGCTCCTGGAGGAATCGCAACGCCTGCTCATGAGCACCAACCTCACTGCGGGGCTCGGAGAGGACCGCTCCCTGGGGTTCCTGCTGGCCTCGAGTCCCGGCACCGCCGCGGAAGGGGCGCTGTCGCGCCGGTCGTTCGGGCACACGGGGTTCACGGGAACCTCCCTGTGGATCGATCCGGACGCGCGGCGCATCTACGTTCTTCTGACGAACCGGGTGCACCCCGAGTTCCGGGAGACGGACATGAACGCCATCCGCCGCGGATTCCACCAGATCGCCGCGGCCCTGTAACGCCCTGAAGTCCCCGGGTGAAGCACCATGGAATTTCTGTCCCTGAGCGAGCCTGTCGAGACGCCGACCCTCAAGGTCGGCCGATCGGAGGCCGTCCTCCTGTCAATCGGGCTGCACCTCCTGCTGCTCCTGCTCGTCATGTTCGGGCCGATCGCGGCCTCCAGATTCCTGCCGCAGTCGATCATCACCTTTCTCTCCCCCCGCCTCCCGCCGGCGCGGCCCGAGCCGCCCGCGGCTCTGGCGGGCGGGCCGGCCCCGGCGCCAAGACAGTCCGAGAAGCGGAACATTCCGTTGAAGTTCGCTTACGTGAGCGTCCCGCACGACGAGGCGAGCAGCAAGAACCCCACAGCACCGCTCGCGTCGGACAAGGATCGCCGGGCGCGTCAGGAGACGCGCACGCCGCCCGACGCCAAGCGATTCTCCATCGATCCTCACTCGGAAGGGACGTCGATCGACAGGGTCAAGCCGGATCCCAAACGCGCGCAGGGAAGGGAGGATGTCGAGGCGCAGAGCCGGGCGCGCCGCGGGTCGTCGTCCAGCGGGGACGGCGCGACGGGGACCGGGGCAGTCGCCCGCAACAGCACCCCGCAGATTGCCTCCGCGCCGAGACCGGACGGGCCGCGCGCGCAGGGAAGATCTCCGGAGAGCGCGCCGGGAAGACAGGCGGCGCCCGGCCGGGAGGGGAGCCCTCTGGTTGATCCCGGCGTACCCGAGGGGACCGCCGAGCAGGGGGATGACCCGCGCGAGAGCCTGAAGCAGGCGCTCTCGGATCTCAAGGCCGGAGAGTACAAGTTCCAGTTCAACAATCCGGCGTACCTGCGTGGCGGCAGCTACGGCACCATGTCGTTCGACACGCAGGGATTCCCGTGGGGCGACTACGCCCGCAGAATCTATCTCGTCATCCGCAACAACTGGTACGCACGGATTCCTCTGGCCGCGCAGAACGGGATCCGCGGATGGGTCTGCCAGCGCTTCGTGATAGAAAAAGATGGAGCGATATCGAGCGTGCAGGCCGTGCGTCCTTCCGGTGTCGCTCCGTTCGACCGGGCGTCGGCGGACGCCTTGACCAGCAGCAGCCCTCTCCCGCCGCTGCCGCCGGACTTCCCGGAGCCCAGGGAAGGCGTGACCTTCTGCTTCTACTACAACATGTACCCGGAGGAGGATGGGGAGTAATCCTCAGGGGATGGTCCTGCCGAACCGGCTCGCGATCAGCGCGAGGTCCGTACCGTCCACCCGGCCGTCGAGATTGACGTCCACGGGAAGGCCGTAGAGTCCCGTGAGCGGCTGGAGCACCTGATCGCAGAAGAGGAAGCCGCTCGTGCCGGTCTGCACGGGCAGGTCCATGCCCTCCTTGCGCACACCGCTTCCGACCAGGAGGCGGGTCGGCGTATACGCAGGGGTCGACCCCAGATCGGGGTTCTGCAGCAGCGTGCCGTCGGATTGGATCGTGAAATCCTCGCCGCGCACCGAACCGAACGAGCGGGCCAGGAGCGCGAGGTCGTAGCCGTCCACGCGCCCGGAATGGTCGATGTCGGCCCGCTCCGGGACGATGTTGGTCATGATGACCGGACTCCGACTCACGCTGTCGAACAGGACCACGTCCGGGTAGGTCGAGTCGACGGACAGATTGACCTGTCCCGTCGCCAGGAAAGTCATCCCGTCCGGAACGTCGGTCGGGTTGAACGACGGATCGGTGAAGAACAATCCGTTTCCGATCCCCAGGAAGATCGTGAGGTTCGGAGTCGCGGGGTCGCCGTCCCCCGACGACAGGACGACCAGATCGACGTACCCGTCCTGATTGACATCCACGAACGTGGCGTCCACCGGCGATGACGGCAAGGTCAGGGGATTGGGGTTCCCGGGAGGAGGCGCCGGCCCTTCGTTGCTCGGGAGGAGAACGTCGACGGTGGACGTGCCCGGCTCGACCACGGCGATCACGCTCGTCGTGTTGTCGTCGTCGAAGTGGTAGCGCTGATCGCTCAACGTCAGCCACGGGTTGCCGCAGACGTTCTGCTCGGGTGCTATCAGCAGATGACTCGGGTCCCCCTGCAGGGGGGCCTGGGCGGCGACCGGTGACGCGGGCGGCGCGAAGCCCCCGGCGCCGTCGCCGAAGAACAGCTTCAGGTCGTCGTCACCGCTTCCCGGGGCCCCCTTCTCGGCAACCATCAGGGCGGGGTCCGACTTGGAGTCGCACACCAGCGGGAAGCTCTGACAGTGCCCGCCGGGACAATCGACGTCGCCCGTGCACGGTTGGCCGACGTTGCTGCCGCCGGCGCAGATCAGCCCGGTGCAGGTGTAGGCGAAGCGTCCGACGACCGCGGCCACCGGATTGGCGAGCCCGCCGATCGCGGACCAGGTCCCGGGCGCCGGCCGGAGGCTGCCCGAAGCGTCCCCGATCAGGAAGGACAACGCTCCGCCGGCCTGATCGACCACGACGGCGTCGTTCACCGGAGCGTCGCAATCGGCCGCGGTGCTGCACCGGGCGTTCGCCCTCGGTCCGGCGTGACAGATGCCGCCGGCGCCCGAAATGATGTCGCAGCCGCTGCCGTCACAGATGTCGCCGATATGGTTGCCGTCGGCGTCGGCCTGGTCGGCATTCGCGGTCCATGGACAGTTATCGAGCTTCGGGGGGATCGAGAACTGATCGTAGTCGGGCACGAGGTCGAGATCGGTATCGATGTTCTGGCAGGCGGCGTCGAGAATCTGGCACTGGTCGCCGACGCCGTTGCCGTCGCTGTCGCACTGGGACGTGATCGGGTCCTTGGTCAGGCAGTTGACCGGAGCCTTGATGATATCGGTGCAGGGGTTTTCCACGAAACAGTGCGGAAAGCCGATCGTGTCGTTCGCCGGACAGTTCGGCGGGTTGTAGCGCGTCGGGCAGTCGTCGACGTCGTCGAGTACTCCGTCCTGGTCGTAGTCGTTTCCGTGCAGAGTGAGCGGCGCGACGGTGGCGGAGACCGGCCCGTTCCCGGCGGGGAAGGTCGGGCGCTCCGTCTGCACGCCGGTCAGCTCGGTGATGAGAGGCGTGACGGTCCCCGCCGTGTCGTCGTCGAGCACGAGGAGGTCGGAGACACCGTCCTGTCGAAGATCGGCCACGGTCATTCCGGTGGCGCGCAGCGGGCCCAGGAGCGGCTCCGGCGGCAGTCCGCGGAAGGTGGTGCCGGTGCCGGACAGGACGTCAAGACGCGGCGGAGTGGTGTTGAGCATCACCACGTCCTGTCCCACGGAGGCGTCGGCGGGGAACAGTGCCATCGCCGCGATGTTTCTCCAGGGAGACACGGGCGAGGTCGGGGCGAGAGAGAAGGCGAGGCTGCCGGGGGATCCGCTGTTCCGGTACAGGGTGATGCTGTTGTCGGAGTATCCGAGGACCGCGAGATCCAGTCTGCCGTCGTGATCGTAATCGAGTGTCGCCACGGCTGACGGATTCGCCAGCCCCGTCAGCGTGACCGCCGGCGCGAACGTCGCGCCGCCGGACCCGCTGTAGATCAGGACCTGCCCGCCGCTGAAATCGGCGACCGCCAAGTCGAGGTTGCCGTCCCCGTCGAGATCGACCAGGGCGCCGCCGCGCGGGACGTGGCCGCTTCCGAGATCGATGCTCTGCCCCGCCACCAGGGAGCCCTGCGTGCAGGTCGTGGTGAAGACCCTGATCGTCCCGTGACTCCCCGGGACACGGCAGAGGCCGCCACCCGGACAGTCCGGGTCGATGAGGCAGGACGCCCCGGGACTCGTGCCGCCCTGGCAGCTCAGCGATCCCTGTTCGAGGACGACCAGATCGGCGCACGCGTCTCCGTTGAGGGACCCCGCGAGCACGTCGACCGGCTGGCCCGGAACCGGGAAGGGGGAGCCCGGAGCCGGAGTGAACGCGGCCGCTCCACCGTTCAGCAGGATGCCGACGTTCCCCGCGATGCGGTTGGCGAAGGCCAGGTCGGGAACCTTGTCGCCGTTGAAATCCGCGGCCGCCACCCCCTCAGGCCCGGTGGGGGAGCGGCAGGTCCCGCGGGAAGGACAATCCGTGTCCACTGTGCACGCCTTGCCGGGATCGGAGCCGCCCGTGCAGGTCGCGCTGATTCCGGGGACGGGGGAAAGGCGACAGGTCCCGCCGCCGGAGCAATTGACGCTGGTCGCGCACGACATGCCGTTCAGCGTGCCACCCGAGCAGAGCCCCCCCGCGAGGAGGACGGTGGTCGGCTGGCACGTGCCGCCCGGACAATCGACGGACGACACGCACGACCTGCCGGCGTTGCTGCCGCCCAGGCAGACCTCTCCCATGTCGCCTCCCACGGCGCCCGGGAAGAACTGCAGGGCGTCGCTCCCCGTGTTGGAGACCACGATGTCGAGTCGGAGGTCGCCGTTGAAGTCGGCCACCACGGCATGGGACGCCCCGAAGCTTGCCTGCAGAGAAAAACGGTTGAGCAGCCCTCCCGTCGTGTCGTTGACCCGGACTCGCACCAGCCCCAGCGCCGAGCCGCCCCCCGAGCTGCTGTTCACGACGACCAGGTCGTTGCTGCGCGAGCAGACGGCGCCGACCTTCGGAGTCTGCTGGACGCCGCACTGCGCGCCGGCGGGGACGAGGAA is a window from the Candidatus Dormiibacterota bacterium genome containing:
- a CDS encoding FG-GAP-like repeat-containing protein, encoding MNRLTRGGLLALALPTLYGAILLLAPTPGAAALLALRPGSIDHPLHLIGADFDQDGYDDLVVANFEAGTVTVLINQKDGTFALQKDSPNIVGAATINQPTLGPVFLATGDFNPEDVDGDRVNNDVDNCPNVYNPPNCPANDKINSPECFVDNPCKNPAKVPVDCAIKDPVTSQCDSDGNGVGDQCQILDSACQNIDTDLDLVPDYDQFAVPARLDNCPLNPNPGQEPETAAGIDGICGTPDDNLFLVPAGAQCGVQQTPKVGAVCSRSNDLVVVNSSSGGGSALGLVRVRVNDTTGGLLNRFSLQASFGASHAVVADFNGDLRLDIVVSNTGSDALQFFPGAVGGDMGEVCLGGSNAGRSCVSSVDCPGGTCQPTTVLLAGGLCSGGTLNGMSCATSVNCSGGGTCRLSPVPGISATCTGGSDPGKACTVDTDCPSRGTCRSPTGPEGVAAADFNGDKVPDLAFANRIAGNVGILLNGGAAAFTPAPGSPFPVPGQPVDVLAGSLNGDACADLVVLEQGSLSCQGGTSPGASCLIDPDCPGGGLCRVPGSHGTIRVFTTTCTQGSLVAGQSIDLGSGHVPRGGALVDLDGDGNLDLAVADFSGGQVLIYSGSGGATFAPAVTLTGLANPSAVATLDYDHDGRLDLAVLGYSDNSITLYRNSGSPGSLAFSLAPTSPVSPWRNIAAMALFPADASVGQDVVMLNTTPPRLDVLSGTGTTFRGLPPEPLLGPLRATGMTVADLRQDGVSDLLVLDDDTAGTVTPLITELTGVQTERPTFPAGNGPVSATVAPLTLHGNDYDQDGVLDDVDDCPTRYNPPNCPANDTIGFPHCFVENPCTDIIKAPVNCLTKDPITSQCDSDGNGVGDQCQILDAACQNIDTDLDLVPDYDQFSIPPKLDNCPWTANADQADADGNHIGDICDGSGCDIISGAGGICHAGPRANARCSTAADCDAPVNDAVVVDQAGGALSFLIGDASGSLRPAPGTWSAIGGLANPVAAVVGRFAYTCTGLICAGGSNVGQPCTGDVDCPGGHCQSFPLVCDSKSDPALMVAEKGAPGSGDDDLKLFFGDGAGGFAPPASPVAAQAPLQGDPSHLLIAPEQNVCGNPWLTLSDQRYHFDDDNTTSVIAVVEPGTSTVDVLLPSNEGPAPPPGNPNPLTLPSSPVDATFVDVNQDGYVDLVVLSSGDGDPATPNLTIFLGIGNGLFFTDPSFNPTDVPDGMTFLATGQVNLSVDSTYPDVVLFDSVSRSPVIMTNIVPERADIDHSGRVDGYDLALLARSFGSVRGEDFTIQSDGTLLQNPDLGSTPAYTPTRLLVGSGVRKEGMDLPVQTGTSGFLFCDQVLQPLTGLYGLPVDVNLDGRVDGTDLALIASRFGRTIP